A window of the Amycolatopsis solani genome harbors these coding sequences:
- a CDS encoding MlaD family protein — MNAHPGRVRRTWQRISSEPRLKRNVLAVAALVTAGLVAGGYILTMQQVRVPWDGKAHFSVTFESAPAINPSSRQEVRIAGVAVGDIRAASVDDRGHARLELAIDQGHQVYDNARVLLRPKSPLNEMYVELNPGGPPGKPLPEDGVLPVANSVRPVQVDEALGHLDTNTRAALTTLLSESDVALAGAPGHLPKGLEATDQVVRDLRPVATALQTRKETLQKLVTSLGQIASATGGDDRRLSELAGSLQKTLETVGQRNGDFDAALAQLPDFTHQLEQATGSIGALSAQLDPVLDKLKEASGTLPGSLEKFTGTVDQLGQTVDTARPVVDKALPVVRDLRPFVGDLDASLGDLHDVTGRLGPITTAVLPYLNDLAAFVTNSRSITSLRDGTGGAYRAIAQLSPESVTGLLPLLPALQAAAR; from the coding sequence ATGAACGCGCACCCGGGCCGGGTCCGGCGGACCTGGCAGCGGATCTCCAGCGAACCGCGGCTCAAGCGCAACGTCCTGGCCGTGGCCGCCCTCGTGACCGCGGGCCTGGTGGCCGGTGGCTACATCCTGACGATGCAGCAGGTCCGCGTGCCCTGGGACGGCAAGGCCCACTTCTCGGTCACCTTCGAGTCGGCGCCGGCGATCAACCCGTCGAGCCGGCAGGAAGTGCGGATCGCGGGCGTGGCCGTCGGCGACATCCGCGCGGCGAGCGTCGACGACCGCGGGCACGCACGGCTCGAGCTGGCGATCGACCAGGGCCACCAGGTCTACGACAACGCCCGGGTCCTGCTGCGCCCGAAGAGCCCGCTGAACGAGATGTACGTCGAGCTGAACCCCGGTGGCCCACCGGGGAAGCCGCTGCCCGAGGACGGGGTCCTGCCCGTCGCCAACTCGGTGCGGCCGGTGCAGGTCGACGAAGCGCTCGGGCACCTGGACACCAACACCCGGGCCGCACTGACCACGCTGCTGTCCGAATCGGACGTCGCGCTGGCCGGCGCGCCGGGCCACCTCCCGAAGGGGCTCGAGGCGACCGACCAGGTCGTGCGGGACCTGCGCCCGGTCGCGACCGCGCTGCAGACCCGCAAGGAGACGCTGCAGAAGCTCGTCACGTCGCTGGGGCAGATCGCGTCGGCGACCGGCGGCGACGACCGGCGGCTCAGCGAGCTGGCCGGCTCCCTCCAGAAGACCCTGGAGACGGTGGGGCAGCGCAACGGCGACTTCGACGCCGCGCTGGCCCAGCTGCCGGACTTCACCCACCAGCTCGAGCAGGCCACCGGCAGCATCGGCGCGCTGAGCGCCCAGCTGGACCCGGTCCTGGACAAGCTGAAGGAGGCGAGCGGGACCCTGCCCGGCTCGCTGGAGAAGTTCACCGGCACGGTCGACCAGCTCGGCCAGACGGTCGACACCGCCCGGCCGGTGGTCGACAAAGCGCTCCCCGTGGTCCGCGACCTGCGCCCGTTCGTCGGCGACCTCGACGCCTCGCTCGGCGACCTGCACGACGTCACCGGACGGCTGGGCCCGATCACCACCGCGGTGCTGCCGTACCTGAACGACCTGGCCGCGTTCGTCACGAACTCGCGGTCGATCACGAGCCTGCGCGACGGAACCGGTGGGGCGTACCGCGCCATCGCCCAGCTCTCGCCGGAGAGCGTCACGGGCCTGCTGCCGCTGCTGCCCGCCCTGCAAGCCGCCGCGCGATAG
- a CDS encoding MlaD family protein gives MRIPSRLVPHIRTVVLTVFIAACAGLFGYLWLNSGGRLPGISRAGYTAEVQFRTASNLVYDSDITIAGVKVGKVEALRTEGDLAHVTMRLDRNAPLHEGATVQVRNKTLIEETYLEITDGHGPELASGTVLPPSAGQEAVELDDVLTSLDQPTKESLGTLVRSLGAGTKDTKQGVSQALQGLGDLGREGHGALAALAAQSGDLQQLTGNTAKLLAALDTRQGQIADLVTDADKLTQATAGSDTELREVLRRLPGLMDTAKNASGGLSRLSPALAPVAGGLNAAAPDLDAALRELPATSADLRGLLPSLNGVLDAAPGTLQRVPAVAADASKFLPTLNVALGDVNPMLSYLVPYGRDVAAFFTNIGQVTARGDANGNAIRLFMVFNEQSVKGLPLNIDVGPLKKNNPYPAPGQSANPGPFTGTYPRVEQDPPK, from the coding sequence ATGAGGATTCCCAGTCGGCTGGTCCCGCACATCCGGACCGTGGTGCTGACCGTGTTCATCGCCGCCTGCGCCGGCCTGTTCGGCTACCTGTGGCTCAACTCCGGTGGCCGGCTGCCCGGGATCTCCCGGGCGGGCTACACCGCCGAAGTCCAGTTCCGCACCGCGTCGAACCTCGTCTACGACTCGGACATCACCATCGCCGGGGTCAAGGTCGGCAAGGTCGAGGCGCTGCGCACCGAAGGCGACCTCGCGCACGTCACGATGCGGCTCGACCGCAACGCGCCGCTGCACGAGGGGGCGACCGTCCAGGTCCGGAACAAGACCCTCATCGAGGAGACCTACCTCGAGATCACCGACGGCCACGGCCCGGAGCTGGCCAGTGGCACCGTGCTGCCGCCGTCGGCGGGCCAGGAGGCGGTCGAGCTCGACGACGTGCTCACGAGCCTCGACCAGCCGACGAAGGAGTCGCTGGGCACGCTGGTCCGCTCGCTCGGCGCCGGGACGAAGGACACCAAGCAGGGCGTTTCCCAGGCCCTGCAGGGACTCGGCGACCTCGGCAGGGAGGGCCACGGCGCGCTGGCGGCCCTCGCGGCCCAGTCCGGGGACCTGCAGCAGCTGACCGGCAACACGGCGAAACTGCTCGCGGCGCTCGACACCCGGCAGGGGCAGATCGCCGACCTGGTGACCGACGCCGACAAGCTCACCCAGGCGACCGCGGGCAGCGACACCGAACTCCGCGAGGTCCTGCGGCGGCTGCCCGGCCTGATGGACACCGCGAAGAACGCCAGCGGCGGGCTGAGCCGGCTTTCGCCCGCGCTGGCCCCGGTCGCGGGTGGGCTCAACGCGGCCGCCCCCGACCTCGACGCGGCGCTGCGGGAGCTGCCGGCCACCTCGGCCGATCTGCGGGGCCTGCTGCCGTCGCTGAACGGCGTGCTCGACGCGGCGCCCGGAACCCTGCAGCGGGTGCCCGCGGTGGCCGCGGACGCGTCGAAGTTCCTGCCGACGCTGAACGTGGCACTGGGCGACGTGAACCCCATGCTGTCCTACCTGGTGCCCTACGGCCGCGACGTCGCCGCGTTCTTCACCAACATCGGGCAGGTGACGGCGCGGGGTGACGCCAACGGCAACGCGATCCGGCTGTTCATGGTCTTCAACGAGCAGAGCGTGAAGGGCTTGCCGCTCAACATCGACGTCGGTCCGCTGAAGAAGAACAACCCCTACCCGGCGCCCGGGCAGTCGGCGAACCCGGGACCGTTCACCGGGACCTACCCCCGAGTCGAGCAGGACCCGCCGAAGTGA
- a CDS encoding MMPL family transporter, whose translation MRGLKLRRPSRRVLAMTAVAVVLAGFAGTGLAKTRIETGVSSFLPGDDPAVARFDELSRSFGGDPVVVLLESAQPGLLLDQPHLPSLVKLEGEVAKLPDVAAVYGPGTVLNQAAARAQDLMAELSGRRDRLRSQAQAEAKQRGASDRAAGHAADNAVAAFDQRYGKLLVQALPAGLPTLKNQAFVTSVVFGADGKPRPQWHFVVPSAKAVAILVRPRQNLDQSATERLVRGVRDAVGAAAVDGAKVTVSGVPAIAGALADEVRAELPLLGGAALVAVALCFLLVPWHRRRHRLLPLAGSLVATAVTVALFGWLGRPLSLGVVAFLPVLLGVGSDFPTYLARRADRRVVFAVAAATAAAFGALAFAPLPFVRDLGIALGIGVLVAFAVGLLFRPAVAEPAPVKVYSGRPASLPVRLGVGLAVAALAAGGWATLPGLPLQSDIESFAHGLPAFDDAEHVEQVIGSSGEVDVVLHGPDVTSPQALAWARQAQDVTIARHGDRLRPVVSLPTLLNFLGPTPTKDEITAAVRLLPPYLTGSVLRADGQESVLSFGVRLDDVESLAALRDDLMDQLPPAPPGYRAELTGLPIVAARGYELVSGNRFWTNGVGIAVAGLVLAVVLARRRDAGRAVATALVATGVGLLAIWLAGISLTPITMALGSLIAAVGCEFAVLLAEAGRRRDHALRRSVLLVGVVSTVGYLALALSRLDAIRQFGLLLAAAVVLSMAAARLVVWLAPGRPASAPVTSPAPDTLVGVTS comes from the coding sequence GTGAGGGGCCTCAAGCTGCGGCGGCCGTCCCGCCGGGTGCTGGCGATGACGGCGGTCGCCGTCGTCCTCGCCGGGTTCGCCGGCACCGGGCTGGCCAAGACCCGCATCGAGACCGGGGTCAGCTCGTTCCTGCCCGGCGACGATCCCGCGGTGGCGCGGTTCGACGAGCTGAGCCGGTCGTTCGGCGGCGACCCCGTCGTCGTGCTGCTCGAATCGGCGCAACCGGGTCTGCTGCTCGACCAGCCGCACCTGCCGTCGCTGGTCAAGCTGGAGGGTGAAGTCGCGAAGCTGCCCGACGTCGCCGCCGTGTACGGGCCCGGGACCGTCCTGAACCAGGCCGCCGCCCGGGCCCAGGACCTGATGGCCGAGCTCTCCGGCCGCCGTGACCGCCTGCGTTCGCAGGCACAGGCCGAGGCCAAGCAGCGTGGCGCGTCCGATCGCGCGGCCGGCCACGCCGCCGACAACGCGGTGGCCGCGTTCGACCAGCGGTACGGCAAGCTGCTCGTCCAGGCCCTGCCCGCGGGCCTGCCGACGCTGAAGAACCAGGCGTTCGTCACTTCGGTCGTCTTCGGCGCGGACGGGAAACCCCGGCCGCAGTGGCACTTCGTCGTGCCGTCGGCGAAGGCGGTCGCGATCCTGGTCCGGCCGCGGCAGAACCTCGACCAGTCCGCCACCGAGCGGTTGGTCCGGGGCGTGCGGGACGCGGTCGGCGCGGCCGCCGTCGACGGGGCGAAGGTGACCGTGTCCGGCGTCCCCGCGATCGCGGGTGCCCTCGCCGACGAGGTCCGCGCGGAACTTCCCCTGCTCGGCGGCGCCGCGCTGGTCGCGGTGGCCCTCTGTTTCCTGCTGGTGCCGTGGCACCGCCGCCGGCACCGGCTGCTGCCGCTGGCCGGTTCGCTCGTGGCCACGGCGGTGACGGTCGCCCTGTTCGGCTGGCTCGGCCGGCCGCTGTCGCTCGGGGTGGTGGCCTTCCTGCCGGTGCTGCTCGGTGTCGGCAGCGACTTCCCGACCTACCTGGCGCGGCGGGCGGACCGGCGGGTCGTGTTCGCGGTCGCCGCCGCCACCGCGGCCGCGTTCGGCGCGCTGGCCTTCGCGCCGCTGCCGTTCGTGCGGGACCTCGGGATCGCGCTCGGGATCGGGGTGCTGGTCGCCTTCGCCGTGGGCCTGCTGTTCCGGCCGGCGGTGGCGGAGCCCGCCCCCGTGAAGGTCTACAGTGGACGCCCGGCGAGCCTGCCCGTGCGGCTGGGCGTGGGACTGGCGGTCGCCGCGCTGGCGGCCGGCGGCTGGGCCACGTTGCCCGGGCTGCCTCTGCAGAGCGACATCGAGAGCTTCGCGCACGGACTGCCCGCGTTCGACGACGCTGAGCACGTCGAGCAGGTCATCGGCTCGTCCGGCGAGGTCGACGTCGTCCTGCACGGCCCGGACGTCACTTCTCCGCAGGCGCTGGCGTGGGCGCGCCAGGCTCAGGACGTGACCATCGCCCGGCACGGTGACCGGCTCCGGCCCGTCGTTTCCCTGCCGACGCTGCTGAACTTCCTCGGGCCCACGCCCACGAAGGACGAGATCACCGCGGCCGTGCGGCTGCTGCCGCCCTACCTGACCGGCTCGGTGCTGCGCGCCGACGGGCAGGAGTCCGTGCTCTCGTTCGGGGTGCGGCTCGACGACGTCGAAAGCTTGGCCGCCCTGCGCGACGACCTGATGGACCAGCTGCCGCCGGCGCCGCCGGGGTACCGCGCCGAGCTGACCGGGCTGCCGATCGTCGCGGCGCGCGGGTACGAACTGGTGTCCGGCAACCGGTTCTGGACCAACGGGGTCGGCATCGCCGTGGCCGGGCTCGTGCTGGCCGTCGTGCTCGCCCGGCGGAGGGACGCTGGGCGCGCGGTCGCCACCGCTCTCGTCGCGACTGGGGTGGGCCTGCTTGCGATCTGGTTGGCGGGGATTTCGCTGACGCCGATCACCATGGCGCTCGGGTCCCTGATCGCCGCCGTCGGCTGCGAGTTCGCGGTGCTGCTGGCCGAGGCCGGCCGCCGCCGCGATCACGCGTTGCGCAGATCCGTGCTGCTGGTCGGCGTGGTTTCGACCGTCGGCTACCTCGCACTGGCGCTTTCGCGGCTCGACGCCATCCGGCAGTTCGGCCTGCTGCTCGCCGCGGCTGTCGTGCTGTCGATGGCCGCCGCCCGGCTCGTCGTCTGGCTCGCGCCCGGCCGGCCCGCCTCCGCTCCGGTAACCAGCCCGGCGCCCGACACACTCGTAGGAGTCACCTCATGA
- a CDS encoding peptidylprolyl isomerase: MKLTAWPGKVRLPRSRIMTLLVLVVLLGGTGLAWWSARADDLPGDAVFAYGDRIETVAQLQERIQTLKALYGVQPPDAQDTAKSDAFRRDTAKAVAVGMVLDQAAHDRGIVIADKAARDVLTRFISQQIGEGPDARSKFVQALGTTGTSEDAVLDEIKRQLAVSQLFDSVTAGSAVGDGEVTDAFAKRKAQLDTPERRQLGNIVVRTKEDADRVRGDLEAGTPFETVVAQRSLDGATRDKGGDLGQVTAAQLEDAYAKAAFAAPVGGLFGPVQTAHGWNVGRVRQVLPPQPAVFEQVKDQLKQQLTLEKALATWRGWLGTQLAGANVRYADAYRPADPAAPPQEAPGWSPAPGQVPGEPVPGQVPGQPRPSR; the protein is encoded by the coding sequence ATGAAGCTCACCGCATGGCCCGGCAAGGTCCGGCTGCCCCGCAGCCGGATCATGACCCTGCTCGTCCTCGTCGTGCTGCTGGGCGGGACCGGCCTCGCTTGGTGGTCGGCGCGCGCCGACGACCTGCCCGGCGACGCCGTCTTCGCTTATGGCGACCGGATCGAGACGGTGGCCCAACTGCAGGAGCGGATCCAGACGTTGAAGGCGCTCTACGGCGTGCAGCCACCGGATGCGCAGGACACCGCGAAGTCCGACGCGTTCCGCCGGGACACCGCGAAGGCGGTCGCCGTCGGGATGGTGCTCGACCAGGCGGCGCACGACCGCGGGATCGTCATCGCCGACAAGGCGGCGCGGGACGTGCTGACCCGGTTCATCTCCCAGCAGATCGGCGAAGGGCCGGACGCCCGGAGCAAGTTCGTGCAGGCGCTCGGCACCACGGGCACGTCCGAGGACGCGGTGCTGGACGAGATCAAGCGCCAGCTCGCGGTCTCGCAGCTGTTCGACTCGGTCACCGCGGGCAGCGCGGTCGGCGACGGCGAGGTCACGGACGCATTCGCGAAGCGGAAGGCGCAGCTGGACACGCCGGAACGGCGGCAGCTCGGCAACATCGTGGTCCGGACCAAGGAGGACGCCGACCGGGTGCGCGGCGATCTCGAGGCCGGGACCCCGTTCGAAACCGTGGTGGCCCAGCGGAGCCTGGACGGCGCGACGCGGGACAAGGGCGGCGACCTCGGCCAGGTGACGGCGGCGCAGCTCGAGGACGCATATGCCAAGGCGGCCTTCGCGGCGCCCGTCGGTGGGCTGTTCGGGCCCGTGCAGACCGCGCACGGCTGGAACGTCGGCCGGGTCCGGCAGGTCCTGCCCCCGCAGCCGGCGGTGTTCGAGCAGGTGAAGGACCAGCTCAAGCAGCAGCTGACCCTGGAGAAGGCCCTTGCCACGTGGCGCGGGTGGCTCGGGACCCAGCTCGCGGGCGCGAACGTGCGGTACGCCGACGCCTACCGGCCGGCCGACCCCGCCGCGCCGCCGCAGGAGGCCCCGGGGTGGTCGCCGGCGCCGGGTCAGGTGCCTGGGGAACCGGTGCCGGGCCAGGTGCCTGGGCAGCCGCGGCCGTCGCGGTGA
- a CDS encoding LuxR C-terminal-related transcriptional regulator, with amino-acid sequence MTPPRNGCGHPVPHAVLREVRAVAVRARSVLGGDPGPDVPDDFPAAEAALAELAGELAAAGRAGAVLDLFIEVSEVRERLRQARLDLRVRVHTEVQEALTRLQDARSVARLAECVPEAVCRLGFDRALYSEVRESVWVPQSCTVSGDAGWAAEILRIGRAESPVLDRTVVETEAVRRRRALLVTDAQREARGLPCLVEAARLESYVVAPVVGDDGVLGLVHADRYVQGRQVDEFDREVLGAFAQGLGIAFRRTLLVERLHSLRTEIGRFTMNIADAMDRILSNGHPAAAPVIGDPVVPPPGPVPVRSFVESALTPRQLEVLRLMGDGRTNAAIATRLTISEDTAKSHVKQILRKLGAANRAEAVSLYLRTQQGRATPESA; translated from the coding sequence GTGACTCCGCCCCGGAACGGCTGCGGGCACCCCGTTCCCCACGCCGTCCTGCGCGAGGTCCGGGCGGTCGCCGTCCGAGCCCGGTCCGTGCTCGGCGGCGACCCCGGCCCGGACGTGCCCGACGACTTCCCGGCCGCGGAAGCGGCCTTGGCCGAGCTCGCCGGCGAGCTCGCCGCGGCCGGCCGCGCCGGCGCCGTCCTCGATCTGTTCATCGAGGTTTCCGAGGTCCGCGAACGGCTGCGCCAGGCCCGCCTCGACCTCCGGGTGCGCGTCCACACCGAGGTCCAGGAGGCACTGACCCGGCTGCAGGACGCGCGTTCGGTCGCCCGGCTCGCCGAGTGCGTGCCGGAAGCGGTGTGCCGCCTCGGTTTCGACCGCGCGCTGTATTCGGAGGTTCGTGAGTCGGTGTGGGTGCCGCAGTCGTGCACCGTCTCGGGTGACGCCGGCTGGGCGGCGGAGATCCTGCGGATCGGCCGCGCGGAGTCCCCGGTCCTGGACCGCACGGTCGTCGAGACCGAAGCCGTGCGCAGGCGGCGCGCGTTGCTCGTCACCGACGCACAACGCGAAGCGCGGGGGCTCCCCTGCCTGGTCGAGGCCGCCCGGCTGGAGTCCTATGTGGTCGCGCCCGTGGTCGGCGACGACGGCGTGCTCGGGCTGGTGCACGCGGACCGGTACGTCCAGGGGCGGCAGGTCGACGAGTTCGACCGCGAGGTGCTCGGCGCTTTCGCCCAGGGGCTCGGCATCGCGTTCCGGCGGACCCTGCTGGTCGAACGCCTGCACTCGCTGCGCACGGAGATCGGCCGGTTCACGATGAACATCGCCGACGCCATGGACCGCATCCTCAGCAACGGCCACCCGGCGGCGGCCCCGGTCATCGGCGACCCGGTGGTCCCGCCGCCCGGGCCGGTGCCGGTCCGGTCCTTCGTGGAATCGGCGCTGACCCCGCGTCAGCTGGAGGTCCTCCGCCTGATGGGCGACGGCCGCACCAACGCCGCGATCGCCACCCGGCTGACGATCTCGGAGGACACGGCGAAGTCCCACGTCAAGCAGATCCTGCGCAAGCTCGGCGCCGCGAACCGCGCGGAAGCGGTCTCGTTGTACCTGCGGACCCAGCAGGGCCGGGCCACCCCCGAGTCCGCCTGA
- a CDS encoding 3-carboxyethylcatechol 2,3-dioxygenase: MPVAVCALSHSPLMGFNKPAKAVEERVEKAFDHARRFIAEFDPDLVVLFAPDHYNGFFYDMMPPFCIGTRATALGDYDTPAGELSVAKSARTLAKDVLAAGIDVAVSERMYVDHGFSQPLQLLFGGLDRVPVVPVFINSVAAPLCPVGRVRQLGTAIGHASTHLDEQRVLFLGSGGLSHDPPVPQLENATAEVAARLIDGRNPTPEERARRQARVIASGLDLAAGTSSMRPINPEWDQQFLDVVSAGELRLVDGWSTEWFAEQAGHSSHEVRTWIAAYAAMAARGKYVMNYRFYQPVPEWVAGFAVTTAVSADA; this comes from the coding sequence ATGCCCGTTGCCGTGTGCGCCCTGTCCCATTCGCCGCTGATGGGGTTCAACAAGCCGGCGAAAGCCGTTGAAGAGCGGGTCGAGAAGGCTTTCGACCACGCGCGGCGCTTCATCGCCGAGTTCGACCCGGACCTCGTGGTGCTCTTCGCGCCCGACCACTACAACGGCTTCTTCTACGACATGATGCCGCCGTTCTGCATCGGGACGCGGGCCACCGCGCTCGGGGACTACGACACCCCGGCCGGCGAGCTCTCGGTGGCCAAGTCCGCGCGGACGCTGGCCAAGGACGTGCTGGCGGCCGGGATCGATGTCGCGGTGTCCGAACGGATGTACGTCGACCACGGGTTCTCCCAGCCGCTGCAGCTCCTGTTCGGCGGCCTCGACCGCGTGCCCGTCGTCCCCGTCTTCATCAACTCCGTCGCCGCGCCGCTCTGCCCGGTCGGCCGCGTCCGGCAGCTCGGCACGGCGATCGGCCACGCGAGCACGCACCTCGACGAGCAGCGCGTGCTGTTCCTCGGTTCCGGTGGGCTCTCGCACGACCCGCCGGTGCCCCAGCTGGAAAACGCCACGGCGGAGGTCGCGGCCCGGCTGATCGACGGCCGCAACCCGACCCCCGAAGAGCGCGCCCGGCGGCAGGCCCGCGTGATCGCGTCCGGCCTCGACCTGGCCGCGGGCACGTCGTCGATGCGGCCGATCAACCCGGAGTGGGACCAGCAGTTCCTCGACGTGGTTTCGGCGGGCGAACTCCGGCTCGTCGACGGCTGGAGCACCGAGTGGTTCGCCGAGCAGGCCGGCCACTCCTCGCACGAGGTCCGCACCTGGATCGCCGCGTACGCCGCGATGGCGGCCCGCGGGAAGTACGTGATGAACTACCGGTTCTACCAGCCGGTGCCCGAGTGGGTGGCGGGTTTCGCCGTCACCACCGCCGTTTCCGCCGACGCCTGA
- a CDS encoding lytic transglycosylase domain-containing protein, with amino-acid sequence MTAPIGNRSEGSHRAVRKRKRHRVAKTACTAVALTSAVVVGGGVLLVEPVADGRPFPAAAPARPPEQAKPAWPSVPGAGLPATLPSVPLPAPLAAPAGHRLGGATGSGAETGIPATVLDAYRRAEGSLGRSAPGCHLSWALLAGIGKIESNHARHGDVDARGTMVRPVYGPALDGSPGFARMVDARSGQWARAAGPMQFIPSTWQKWGADGSGDGQVDVQNVYDSTESAGRYLCAADRDLNTGTGLRSAILSYNNSEDYLNKVMAWTRTYSAGSFAVPDEPGYPGEDPTYDESVASVPARPAAPRPPATGDAPAKPAPAKPAPAPADPPARPAPAPAPAPAPVAGLPISVPAPLDGVVATAGQAVGGLLGSLGGH; translated from the coding sequence ATGACAGCGCCGATCGGGAATCGCAGCGAAGGCAGTCACCGGGCAGTGCGAAAGAGGAAACGTCACCGGGTCGCCAAGACCGCGTGCACCGCGGTCGCGCTCACGAGCGCGGTCGTGGTCGGCGGTGGGGTCCTGCTGGTCGAACCCGTGGCCGACGGGCGGCCCTTTCCCGCCGCCGCGCCGGCGAGGCCGCCGGAGCAGGCGAAACCGGCGTGGCCGTCCGTGCCCGGAGCCGGACTCCCGGCGACGCTGCCCAGTGTGCCGCTGCCGGCCCCGCTCGCGGCTCCGGCGGGCCACCGGCTCGGCGGCGCCACCGGATCCGGTGCGGAGACAGGGATTCCGGCCACGGTGCTCGACGCCTATCGTCGCGCCGAGGGCTCGCTCGGCCGCTCGGCCCCGGGGTGTCACTTGAGCTGGGCGTTGCTCGCGGGCATCGGCAAGATCGAGTCGAACCACGCCCGCCACGGCGACGTGGACGCGCGGGGGACGATGGTCCGGCCGGTCTACGGTCCCGCCCTGGACGGTTCGCCGGGCTTCGCCAGGATGGTCGACGCGCGCAGCGGGCAATGGGCGCGTGCGGCAGGCCCGATGCAGTTCATTCCGTCGACCTGGCAGAAATGGGGCGCGGACGGATCCGGTGACGGCCAGGTGGACGTGCAGAACGTCTACGATTCCACGGAGTCGGCCGGCCGGTACCTCTGCGCCGCCGATCGCGATCTGAACACCGGAACCGGACTGCGGAGCGCCATTCTCAGTTACAACAACTCCGAGGATTACCTGAACAAGGTAATGGCGTGGACGCGCACTTATTCCGCGGGTTCGTTCGCCGTGCCGGACGAACCCGGTTATCCCGGCGAAGATCCGACCTACGACGAAAGCGTGGCCTCCGTTCCGGCCCGTCCGGCGGCGCCGCGACCGCCGGCGACGGGTGACGCGCCGGCCAAGCCCGCACCGGCCAAGCCGGCCCCCGCGCCGGCCGACCCGCCCGCGCGACCGGCACCTGCGCCGGCACCTGCCCCGGCGCCGGTCGCCGGGTTGCCGATCAGTGTGCCCGCGCCGCTGGACGGCGTCGTCGCGACCGCCGGGCAGGCGGTGGGCGGGCTGCTCGGCTCCCTCGGTGGGCACTGA
- a CDS encoding dihydrodipicolinate synthase family protein, with amino-acid sequence MVQKFGVDDLRGVIAVTPTPALPGAAALTARDTVDLDESDRMIRALVADGVDGIITNGTLGEMATLTLAEWQAFAACVADAVSDTAPDLPLFVGATAPNTRDTVDRIRFLRDLGVRGVILGRPMWSELGADTLLAFYRGVAGLFPDMAIVLYDNPEAFKGPIPSAAYAELSRVPQIIGAKYIAITPKFGADVAAVGDRLRLLPLESDWLAAHTLHPETALGCWSSSALCGPEPVLALRDAIQAGDVDTARHLTRRIEWTYEPFLARTNFREFSKYNITLEKLRFDEAGYVTAGPARPPYHVVPAPYADGARENGRRWRRLVGEVRDRNS; translated from the coding sequence GTGGTGCAGAAGTTCGGTGTCGACGACCTGCGCGGCGTCATCGCCGTCACGCCGACCCCGGCGCTGCCCGGCGCGGCCGCCCTCACCGCACGGGACACCGTGGACCTCGACGAATCCGACCGCATGATCCGTGCGCTCGTCGCCGACGGCGTGGACGGGATCATCACCAACGGGACCCTCGGCGAGATGGCGACCCTCACGCTGGCCGAGTGGCAGGCCTTCGCCGCGTGCGTCGCCGACGCGGTTTCGGACACCGCGCCGGATCTGCCGTTGTTCGTCGGCGCGACCGCCCCCAACACGCGCGACACGGTCGACCGGATCCGCTTCCTGCGGGACCTCGGCGTGCGCGGCGTCATCCTCGGCCGTCCGATGTGGAGCGAACTCGGCGCCGACACGCTGCTCGCGTTCTACCGCGGCGTCGCGGGGCTGTTCCCGGACATGGCGATCGTCCTCTACGACAACCCCGAAGCGTTCAAGGGCCCGATCCCGTCGGCCGCCTACGCCGAACTCTCCCGCGTCCCCCAGATCATCGGCGCGAAGTACATCGCGATCACGCCGAAGTTCGGCGCCGACGTGGCGGCGGTCGGCGACCGGCTCCGGTTGCTCCCGCTGGAGAGCGACTGGCTCGCGGCGCACACGCTGCACCCCGAAACGGCGCTCGGCTGCTGGAGCAGCAGCGCCCTGTGCGGCCCGGAGCCCGTGCTCGCGTTGCGCGACGCGATCCAGGCCGGAGACGTCGACACGGCGCGGCACCTCACCCGCCGCATCGAGTGGACGTACGAACCGTTCCTCGCCAGGACGAACTTCCGCGAGTTCTCCAAGTACAACATCACCCTCGAGAAGCTCCGCTTCGACGAGGCCGGCTACGTCACCGCCGGGCCGGCGCGCCCGCCGTACCACGTCGTTCCCGCCCCCTACGCCGATGGCGCGCGGGAGAACGGGCGGCGCTGGCGCCGGCTCGTCGGCGAAGTCCGTGACCGGAACTCCTGA